From one Desmodus rotundus isolate HL8 chromosome X, HLdesRot8A.1, whole genome shotgun sequence genomic stretch:
- the TRPC5OS gene encoding putative uncharacterized protein TRPC5OS, translating into MEPAPIPVLVGGLVDCLAQLIIIAEEILQLMSQEQVPCVEQNDGAEPIEAGSAPSEEASLPDLANLPELELILTPREEEELMFDIDQAMLDVENLYGDVLSSINDDLRSG; encoded by the coding sequence ATGGAGCCTGCGCCAATCCCTGTGCTAGTTGGTGGACTTGTTGATTGTCTAGCACAGTTAATAATAATAGCTGAAGAGATTCTACAATTAATGTCACAAGAACAAGTTCCTTGTGTAGAGCAAAATGATGGAGCAGAACCGATAGAAGCAGGTTCAGCTCCTTCTGAGGAAGCTTCACTACCAGACCTTGCTAATCTCCCAGAGTTAGAATTAATACTTACaccaagagaagaagaagaactaaTGTTTGACATAGATCAAGCTATGTTAGATGTAGAAAACCTGTATGGGGATGTACTCTCCAGTATAAATGATGACTTAAGAAGTGGATGA